A genomic window from Prunus persica cultivar Lovell chromosome G2, Prunus_persica_NCBIv2, whole genome shotgun sequence includes:
- the LOC18787410 gene encoding uncharacterized protein At3g49140 isoform X2 — protein sequence MMLIESAMAVRFHAGAKLCPSTSMTSYRPTRSSEDAAGAVHVTSCRLSCSGGFGVPRSRIRRSKNGSVAKRSNFVKNRPIRASLGQLGPGSEPIKPNGRPQYHPFEDIAESKLETNGTARLTAAESARTIIEVNSKATLMFSSLINDEVHENIICPDLPYVTDEHGNIYFQVKDGEDTMQSLTSENNYVQVIIGLDTMEMISEMELPEIDFGMDGIEDEDSDVEDDNDNDEDDDEEDGDYDSDWVAVLEDEDEDDMDDSDKSLGDWAKLETMRFSHPMYFAKKLTEVASDDPIDWAEQAPASLAIQGLIRPALIEEHSVIQKHMSDHQSSNDGVDSLGSIVEDDLEDPVRINGHESGSSKDSPVQAEELENKKDEISRNGTTFYKLEMVKIQLFSSHGNQTVVEVEEFVKAQPDAIAHSAAKIISRLNAGGEKTTQALKSLCWKLKGLQVEEAVLIGVDSLGFDLRVCSGTQVQTLRFALNTRATSEYSAERQLNDLLFPRMQHKPQTVKQS from the exons ATGATGCTGATCGAGTCAGCCATGGCCGTACGATTCCACGCCGGCGCAAAGCTCTGCCCCTCCACCTCCATGACTT CTTATCGTCCAACGCGGAGCTCGGAGGACGCGGCCGGAGCCGTACACGTCACTTCTTGCCGCCTTTCGTGCTCTGGTGGTTTTGGCGTGCCGCG GAGTCGAATTCGACGGTCAAAGAATGGTTCAGTTGCAAAAAGGAGCAATTTTGTAAAGAACAGGCCTATTCGAGCATCCCTGGGGCAGTTAGGGCCGGGTTCGGAGCCTATAAAGCCGAATGGGAGGCCACAATACCATCCATTTGAGGATATTGCTGAGTCCAAATTAGAGACTAATGGAACTGCTAGACTTACAGCTGCAGAATCTGCTAGGACCATTATTGAG GTTAACAGCAAAGCAACGCTCatgttttcaagtttgataaaCGACGAAGTTcatgaaaatattatctgtCCGGATTTGCCTTATGTAACTGATGAACATGGAA ATATCTACTTTCAAGTGAAGGATGGTGAAGACACTATGCAATCCCTAActtcagaaaataattatgTG CAAGTTATTATTGGCTTAGATACTATGGAAATGATCAGTGAGATGGAGTTACCCGAAATTGATTTTGGAATGGATGGgattgaagatgaagatagtgaTGTTGAAGATGATAATGAtaatgatgaggatgatgatgaagaagatggtgaCTACGATTCG GATTGGGTTGCTGTTCTTGAAGATGAAGACGAAGACGATATGGATGATTCTGACAAGTCTCTTGGAGACTGGGCAAAACTGGAGACTATGCGTTTTTCTCATCCAATGTATTTTGCCAAGAAGCTAACTGAG gTTGCTTCTGATGACCCTATAGATTGGGCGGAGCAGGCTCCCGCTAGTTTGGCTATTCAAGGCCTTATAAGGCCTGCATTAATTGAAGAACATTCTGTCATCCAAAAGCATATGTCTGATCATCAATCTAGTAATGATGGCGTAGATTCATTAGGGAGTATCGTAGAAGATGATTTAGAAGATCCTGTTAGGATTAATGGCCATGAATCAGGATCTTCCAAGGATAGTCCAGTCCAAGCAGAGGAATTGGAGAACAAGAAGGATGAAATATCGAGAAATGGGACTACATTTTACAAACTGGAGATGGTTAAGATTCAGCTGTTTTCATCACATGGAAATCAG ACTGTTGTTGAAGTAGAAGAATTTGTAAAAGCTCAACCCGATGCCATTGCACACTCGGCAGCTAAAATTATTTCTCGTTTGAATGCTGGTGGAGAAAAGACCACACAAGCTCTCAAGTCCCTCTGTTGGAAACTAAAGGGTCTTCAAGTGGAG GAGGCAGTACTTATTGGTGTAGATTCCCTTGGATTTGACTTAAGGGTTTGCTCAGGGACACAAGTCCAGACATTGCGATTTGCACTTAATACACGG GCCACTTCTGAGTACAGTGCTGAGAGACAACTTAATGATCTACTTTTCCCAAGGATGCAGCACAAACCACAAACAGTGAAACAAAGTTAG
- the LOC18787410 gene encoding uncharacterized protein At3g49140 isoform X1 yields the protein MMLIESAMAVRFHAGAKLCPSTSMTSYRPTRSSEDAAGAVHVTSCRLSCSGGFGVPRLICRSRIRRSKNGSVAKRSNFVKNRPIRASLGQLGPGSEPIKPNGRPQYHPFEDIAESKLETNGTARLTAAESARTIIEVNSKATLMFSSLINDEVHENIICPDLPYVTDEHGNIYFQVKDGEDTMQSLTSENNYVQVIIGLDTMEMISEMELPEIDFGMDGIEDEDSDVEDDNDNDEDDDEEDGDYDSDWVAVLEDEDEDDMDDSDKSLGDWAKLETMRFSHPMYFAKKLTEVASDDPIDWAEQAPASLAIQGLIRPALIEEHSVIQKHMSDHQSSNDGVDSLGSIVEDDLEDPVRINGHESGSSKDSPVQAEELENKKDEISRNGTTFYKLEMVKIQLFSSHGNQTVVEVEEFVKAQPDAIAHSAAKIISRLNAGGEKTTQALKSLCWKLKGLQVEEAVLIGVDSLGFDLRVCSGTQVQTLRFALNTRATSEYSAERQLNDLLFPRMQHKPQTVKQS from the exons ATGATGCTGATCGAGTCAGCCATGGCCGTACGATTCCACGCCGGCGCAAAGCTCTGCCCCTCCACCTCCATGACTT CTTATCGTCCAACGCGGAGCTCGGAGGACGCGGCCGGAGCCGTACACGTCACTTCTTGCCGCCTTTCGTGCTCTGGTGGTTTTGGCGTGCCGCG ACTTATATGCAGGAGTCGAATTCGACGGTCAAAGAATGGTTCAGTTGCAAAAAGGAGCAATTTTGTAAAGAACAGGCCTATTCGAGCATCCCTGGGGCAGTTAGGGCCGGGTTCGGAGCCTATAAAGCCGAATGGGAGGCCACAATACCATCCATTTGAGGATATTGCTGAGTCCAAATTAGAGACTAATGGAACTGCTAGACTTACAGCTGCAGAATCTGCTAGGACCATTATTGAG GTTAACAGCAAAGCAACGCTCatgttttcaagtttgataaaCGACGAAGTTcatgaaaatattatctgtCCGGATTTGCCTTATGTAACTGATGAACATGGAA ATATCTACTTTCAAGTGAAGGATGGTGAAGACACTATGCAATCCCTAActtcagaaaataattatgTG CAAGTTATTATTGGCTTAGATACTATGGAAATGATCAGTGAGATGGAGTTACCCGAAATTGATTTTGGAATGGATGGgattgaagatgaagatagtgaTGTTGAAGATGATAATGAtaatgatgaggatgatgatgaagaagatggtgaCTACGATTCG GATTGGGTTGCTGTTCTTGAAGATGAAGACGAAGACGATATGGATGATTCTGACAAGTCTCTTGGAGACTGGGCAAAACTGGAGACTATGCGTTTTTCTCATCCAATGTATTTTGCCAAGAAGCTAACTGAG gTTGCTTCTGATGACCCTATAGATTGGGCGGAGCAGGCTCCCGCTAGTTTGGCTATTCAAGGCCTTATAAGGCCTGCATTAATTGAAGAACATTCTGTCATCCAAAAGCATATGTCTGATCATCAATCTAGTAATGATGGCGTAGATTCATTAGGGAGTATCGTAGAAGATGATTTAGAAGATCCTGTTAGGATTAATGGCCATGAATCAGGATCTTCCAAGGATAGTCCAGTCCAAGCAGAGGAATTGGAGAACAAGAAGGATGAAATATCGAGAAATGGGACTACATTTTACAAACTGGAGATGGTTAAGATTCAGCTGTTTTCATCACATGGAAATCAG ACTGTTGTTGAAGTAGAAGAATTTGTAAAAGCTCAACCCGATGCCATTGCACACTCGGCAGCTAAAATTATTTCTCGTTTGAATGCTGGTGGAGAAAAGACCACACAAGCTCTCAAGTCCCTCTGTTGGAAACTAAAGGGTCTTCAAGTGGAG GAGGCAGTACTTATTGGTGTAGATTCCCTTGGATTTGACTTAAGGGTTTGCTCAGGGACACAAGTCCAGACATTGCGATTTGCACTTAATACACGG GCCACTTCTGAGTACAGTGCTGAGAGACAACTTAATGATCTACTTTTCCCAAGGATGCAGCACAAACCACAAACAGTGAAACAAAGTTAG
- the LOC18786346 gene encoding DNA-directed primase/polymerase protein isoform X2, giving the protein MDDVDRLFECFKCGISPPQSALRERKRSKSNLKRRSKTQEVSSPGSAAEQTQKYASEIQLSAEKSGSGTVKANNFNRAKQFSPVVFYGSPNGVPPKKPSRSLLRLLREIRVDLATQKRLSSRKEVWATFPRQDEAMQFAKGNGNVHVFSYQDHYSGQRRFLVSTYDDFWRRYNNMNPKFRHHYEVIQEGLPCHLYFDLEFNKRDNAGRNGDEMVDVLISVIFEALLEKYSIQGNQEWILELDSSTEAKFSRHLIIRIEKTAFKDNSHVGAFVTEICSRISSAKERDGRFGNFFVRKDSKSSNSASQLFVDTAVYTRNRCFRLALSSKAGKNSVLLPTGRFKAKDMQSEEEMFMASLICNLDVDCEKLLVCKTDLDCIKTLHFDTEVNRNFGKCYSWPQEFALNGGTTDASATYFLGKSPFPALDAFIESVATVGNVSGKIRSWYWFSEFGHMVYSMSRNRYCERIGRQHKSNHVIYVADLRRAAYYQKCHDPDCRGYRSPSRPIPLDIIPEMVHEYRNDHECVPYGDENMTSSCITDSWWLEAIRVADDVENKKIDISNMFLPQIGKH; this is encoded by the exons ATGGACGACGTTGATCGGTTGTTCGAGTGCTTCAAATGCGGCATCTCCCCTCCTc AATCTGCTTTgagggaaagaaagagaagcaaaAGCAACTTGAAGCGAAGAAGTAAAACCCAGGAGGTCTCTTCTCCAGGATCAGCAGCAGAGCAAACACAGAAATATGCATCAGAAATACAACTTTCTGCGGAGAAG TCTGGTTCGGGAACTGTTAAAGCAAACAACTTTAACCGTGCAAAGCAGTTTTCTCCAGTTGTATTCTATGGGTCTCCAAATGGGGTGCCTCCTAAAAAGCCATCAAGATCTTTGCTGCGATTGTTACGTGAAATACGTGTTGATCTTGCTACCCAAAAAAGATTGAGTTCAAG gaAGGAAGTATGGGCGACATTTCCAAGGCAGGATGAAGCAATGCAGTTTGCCAAAGGGAATGGGAACGTTCATGTTTTTAGTTATCAAGATCACTATAGTGGACAAAGAAGGTTCCTTGTTTCAACTTATGACGACTTCTGGAGAAG GTACAACAATATGAATCCCAAGTTCCGTCACCATTACGAAGTGATTCAGGAG GGTTTACCATGCCACCTTTACTTTGACTTGGAGTTCAATAAGAGAGACAATGCAGGCAGAAATGGAGACGAAATGGTTGATGTCTTGATTTCAGTAATTTTCGAAGCCTTACTTGAAAAGTATTCTATTCAAGGAAACCAGGAATGGATATTGGAGCTTGATTCCTCTACTGAAG CAAAGTTCTCTCGTCACCTAATCATTCGCATAGAAAAGACTGCTTTTAAGGACAACTCACATGTAGGTGCATTTGTCACTGAG ATATGCTCACGGATTTCAAGTGCAAAGGAGAGGGATGGAAgatttggaaatttttttgttagaaaagaTTCAAAGTCTTCGAACTCCGCTAGTCAACTATTTGTGGACACTGCCGTATATACTCGAAATCGTTGCTTTCGTTTAGCTCTATCATCAAAGGCAGGGAAGAATTCAGTGCTTCTACCTACTGGGCGTTTCAAAGCCAAGGACATG CAATCTGAGGAGGAGATGTTCATGGCATCCTTGATCTGCAATTTGGATGTTGATTGTGAGAAGCTTCTAGTATGCAAAACAGATCTTGATTGTATAAAGACTCTGCATTTTGATACAGAG gTAAACCGTAACTTTGGAAAATGTTACAGTTGGCCCCAAGAATTTGCGTTGAATGGTGGCACAACTGATGCTTCAGCAACATACTTCCTTGGGAAATCTCCATTCCCAGCTTTGGATGCATTTATAGAGTCTGTTGCTACCGTTGGAAATGTATCAG GTAAAATTCGTAGCTGGTACTGGTTCTCAGAGTTTGGACACATGGTCTACAGCATGTCAAGAAACAGATACTGTGAGAGAATCGGCAGACAGCATAAAAGCAATCATG TGATATACGTTGCTGACCTCAGAAGGGCGGCTTATTATCAGAAATGTCATGATCCTGACTGTAGAG GTTATCGTTCTCCCTCGCGTCCAATTCCATTGGATATCATCCCTGAAATGGTGCATGAATATCGAAATGATCATGAATGTGTTCCTTATGGGGATGAGAACATGACTAGCAGCTGCATTACAGATTCATGGTGGCTTGAAGCCATAAGAGTTGCAGATGATGTTGAAAATAAGAAGATAGACATCAGCAATATG TTTCTTCCGCAAATAGGAAAACATTGA
- the LOC18785432 gene encoding uncharacterized protein LOC18785432 has translation MASATITFPIVITTESLDSLLSHQTLINHFQSSLPTVSASLCSPIRQSYDVSPSSSLLLMPSWSSSPSLPYLGVKLVTYFPQNSALNLPGVHASYVLFSSTTGQTLATMDGTALTLYRTSCVSALASRILSRNDSQVLVMIGAGALAPHLIRAHLAARPSLKKVIIWNRTVEKARNLAEKMQESVAFEGVCFESNGCLDEVVGMGDIVSCATNSEVPLVKGKTLKAGAHLDLVGSFKHSMKECDDEAIRRGRVFVDNEAALVEAGELVGAFERGVIGKADVCGMLVELIKEDKAGRRSCEEITVFKSVGSAVVDILAAQLVYETHMRQNQ, from the coding sequence ATGGCTTCTGCCACCATAACATTCCCAATCGTCATCACCACCGAGTCTCTAGACTCCCTCCTCTCTCACCAAACTCTGATAAATCATTTCCAATCTTCACTTCCCACAGTCTCAGCTTCTCTATGTTCCCCAATCCGCCAAAGCTACGACGTTTCACCCTCTTCCTCTCTCCTCCTCATGCCCTCTTGGTCCTCCTCCCCTTCTCTTCCCTACTTAGGCGTCAAGCTCGTGACCTACTTCCCACAAAATTCCGCGCTAAACTTACCCGGGGTGCACGCAAGTTACGTGCTTTTCAGCTCCACAACTGGGCAAACCTTGGCCACCATGGACGGCACCGCACTGACCCTTTACAGGACTTCTTGTGTTTCTGCCTTGGCTTCGAGGATTTTGTCCAGAAACGACAGCCAAGTCCTGGTGATGATCGGTGCAGGTGCTTTGGCACCTCATTTGATCAGAGCCCATCTCGCGGCAAGGCCCAGTTTGAAGAAAGTGATCATATGGAACCGAACAGTGGAAAAGGCCAGAAATTTGGCtgagaaaatgcaagaaagtGTGGCATTTGAAGGGGTCTGTTTCGAGAGCAATGGATGCTTGGATGAGGTGGTTGGGATGGGGGACATCGTCAGCTGCGCGACGAATTCGGAGGTGCCTCTTGTGAAGGGGAAGACGCTGAAGGCAGGGGCGCACTTGGACTTGGTTGGATCTTTCAAGCACTCAATGAAGGAGTGTGATGACGAGGCGATAAGGAGAGGGAGAGTGTTTGTTGATAATGAGGCTGCGTTGGTGGAGGCAGGGGAGCTGGTGGGTGCGTTTGAGAGAGGGGTGATTGGGAAGGCAGATGTTTGTGGGATGCTGGTAGAGTTGATCAAAGAAGACAAGGCTGGGAGAAGAAGCTGTGAGGAGATTACTGTGTTCAAGTCAGTCGGTTCTGCAGTTGTGGATATTCTTGCAGCACAATTGGTCTATGAAACCCACATGCGGCAAAATCAGTAA
- the LOC18784758 gene encoding pentatricopeptide repeat-containing protein At4g21190 — MLTLTYSLPVFTRRLEFIKISHSRSSVVLCAAKGPRPRYPRVWKANKRIGTISKSIKLVESIKGLSNVKEEVYGALDSFIAWELEFPLITVKKALKTLENQKEWKRIIQVSKWMLSKGQGRTMGTYFTLLNALAEDGRVEEAEELWTKLFSQYLESMPRMFFDKMISIYYRHGIHDKMFEIFADMEELGVQPNVSIVTKVGNVFQELGMLDKYHKLKQKYPPPKWEYRYIKGKRVKIRANYENDGAEKMPSQEKETVHSSEELLAAESNPNEDVVAEEGDQNSSDLLEEAESSLDELTIDSRTPP; from the exons ATGCTTACCTTGACATACTCACTTCCGGTCTTTACTCGGCGACTGGAATTTATCAAAATCTCCCACAGTAGAAGCAGTGTAGTG CTATGTGCTGCAAAAGGTCCAAGACCCAGGTACCCAAGAGTCTGGAAAGCCAATAAGAGGATTGGGACCATTTCCAAATCGATTAAGCTTGTTGAGTCT ATTAAGGGATTGTCAAATGTCAAAGAGGAAGTTTATGGGGCCCTTGATTCTTTCATTGCTTGGGAATTAGAATTCCCTCTGATTACAGTGAAGAAGGCATTGAAGACCCTTGAGAATCAAAAAGAATGGAAGAGGATCATTcag GTATCAAAGTGGATGTTAAGCAAAGGTCAAGGAAGAACAATGGGGACCTATTTCACACTATTAAATGCTTTGGCAGAGGATGGGAGAGTTGAAGAAGCTGAAGAGCTATGGACAAAGTTATTCTCACAGTATTTGGAAAGCATGCCTCGCATGTTCTTTGACAAAATGATTTCTATTTACTATCGGCACGGCATACATGACAAGATGTTTGAG ATTTTTGCAGACATGGAGGAGCTTGGGGTCCAACCGAATGTTTCAATTGTTACAAAGGTTGGAAATGTTTTTCAGGAGTTGGGTATGTTGGACAAATACCATAAGTTGAAGCAGAAATATCCACCACCAAAATGGGAGTATCGGTACATCAAAGGAAAACGTGTTAAAATTCGAGCAAATTATGAAAATGATGGTGCTGAAAAAATGCCGAGTCAGGAGAAGGAAACAGTCCACAGCTCAGAAGAATTGTTAGCAGCTGAATCAAATCCAAATGAAGACGTTGTAGCTGAGGAAGGGGACCAGAACTCAAGTGATTTACTCGAGGAAGCTGAATCGAGTTTAGATGAACTCACGATTGACTCTAGAACCCCCCCTTGA
- the LOC18786346 gene encoding DNA-directed primase/polymerase protein isoform X1, with protein sequence MDDVDRLFECFKCGISPPQSALRERKRSKSNLKRRSKTQEVSSPGSAAEQTQKYASEIQLSAEKSGSGTVKANNFNRAKQFSPVVFYGSPNGVPPKKPSRSLLRLLREIRVDLATQKRLSSRKEVWATFPRQDEAMQFAKGNGNVHVFSYQDHYSGQRRFLVSTYDDFWRRYNNMNPKFRHHYEVIQEGLPCHLYFDLEFNKRDNAGRNGDEMVDVLISVIFEALLEKYSIQGNQEWILELDSSTEAKFSRHLIIRIEKTAFKDNSHVGAFVTEICSRISSAKERDGRFGNFFVRKDSKSSNSASQLFVDTAVYTRNRCFRLALSSKAGKNSVLLPTGRFKAKDMQSEEEMFMASLICNLDVDCEKLLVCKTDLDCIKTLHFDTEVNRNFGKCYSWPQEFALNGGTTDASATYFLGKSPFPALDAFIESVATVGNVSGKIRSWYWFSEFGHMVYSMSRNRYCERIGRQHKSNHVIYVADLRRAAYYQKCHDPDCRGYRSPSRPIPLDIIPEMVHEYRNDHECVPYGDENMTSSCITDSWWLEAIRVADDVENKKIDISNMENIDLEDDNWWMAVEKTASQAELAHFN encoded by the exons ATGGACGACGTTGATCGGTTGTTCGAGTGCTTCAAATGCGGCATCTCCCCTCCTc AATCTGCTTTgagggaaagaaagagaagcaaaAGCAACTTGAAGCGAAGAAGTAAAACCCAGGAGGTCTCTTCTCCAGGATCAGCAGCAGAGCAAACACAGAAATATGCATCAGAAATACAACTTTCTGCGGAGAAG TCTGGTTCGGGAACTGTTAAAGCAAACAACTTTAACCGTGCAAAGCAGTTTTCTCCAGTTGTATTCTATGGGTCTCCAAATGGGGTGCCTCCTAAAAAGCCATCAAGATCTTTGCTGCGATTGTTACGTGAAATACGTGTTGATCTTGCTACCCAAAAAAGATTGAGTTCAAG gaAGGAAGTATGGGCGACATTTCCAAGGCAGGATGAAGCAATGCAGTTTGCCAAAGGGAATGGGAACGTTCATGTTTTTAGTTATCAAGATCACTATAGTGGACAAAGAAGGTTCCTTGTTTCAACTTATGACGACTTCTGGAGAAG GTACAACAATATGAATCCCAAGTTCCGTCACCATTACGAAGTGATTCAGGAG GGTTTACCATGCCACCTTTACTTTGACTTGGAGTTCAATAAGAGAGACAATGCAGGCAGAAATGGAGACGAAATGGTTGATGTCTTGATTTCAGTAATTTTCGAAGCCTTACTTGAAAAGTATTCTATTCAAGGAAACCAGGAATGGATATTGGAGCTTGATTCCTCTACTGAAG CAAAGTTCTCTCGTCACCTAATCATTCGCATAGAAAAGACTGCTTTTAAGGACAACTCACATGTAGGTGCATTTGTCACTGAG ATATGCTCACGGATTTCAAGTGCAAAGGAGAGGGATGGAAgatttggaaatttttttgttagaaaagaTTCAAAGTCTTCGAACTCCGCTAGTCAACTATTTGTGGACACTGCCGTATATACTCGAAATCGTTGCTTTCGTTTAGCTCTATCATCAAAGGCAGGGAAGAATTCAGTGCTTCTACCTACTGGGCGTTTCAAAGCCAAGGACATG CAATCTGAGGAGGAGATGTTCATGGCATCCTTGATCTGCAATTTGGATGTTGATTGTGAGAAGCTTCTAGTATGCAAAACAGATCTTGATTGTATAAAGACTCTGCATTTTGATACAGAG gTAAACCGTAACTTTGGAAAATGTTACAGTTGGCCCCAAGAATTTGCGTTGAATGGTGGCACAACTGATGCTTCAGCAACATACTTCCTTGGGAAATCTCCATTCCCAGCTTTGGATGCATTTATAGAGTCTGTTGCTACCGTTGGAAATGTATCAG GTAAAATTCGTAGCTGGTACTGGTTCTCAGAGTTTGGACACATGGTCTACAGCATGTCAAGAAACAGATACTGTGAGAGAATCGGCAGACAGCATAAAAGCAATCATG TGATATACGTTGCTGACCTCAGAAGGGCGGCTTATTATCAGAAATGTCATGATCCTGACTGTAGAG GTTATCGTTCTCCCTCGCGTCCAATTCCATTGGATATCATCCCTGAAATGGTGCATGAATATCGAAATGATCATGAATGTGTTCCTTATGGGGATGAGAACATGACTAGCAGCTGCATTACAGATTCATGGTGGCTTGAAGCCATAAGAGTTGCAGATGATGTTGAAAATAAGAAGATAGACATCAGCAATATG GAAAACATTGATTTGGAAGATGACAACTGGTGGATGGCTGTGGAAAAAACTGCATCCCAAGCTGAACTAGCGCACTTCAACTGA